From the Cryptomeria japonica chromosome 2, Sugi_1.0, whole genome shotgun sequence genome, one window contains:
- the LOC131048460 gene encoding large ribosomal subunit protein eL37z, whose amino-acid sequence MGKGTGSFGKRRNKTHTLCVRCGRRSFHIQKSRCSACAYPAARIRKYNWSVKAIRRKTTGTGRMRYLRHMPRRFKNNFREGTQAIPRKKAAAASF is encoded by the exons ATG GGAAAGGGAACAGGAAGTTTTGGTAAGAGGAGGAACAAGACGCACACTCTTTGCGTGCGCTGTGGCCGCCGCAGTTTCCACATCCAAAAGAGTCGATGTTCTGCCTGTGCATACCCTGCTGCCCGTATTCGCAAAT ATAACTGGAGTGTGAAAGCCATTCGAAGAAAGACTACAGGGACTGGACGAATGAGATATCTTCGTCATATGCCCCGACGTTTCAAGAATAATTTCAGGGAGG GGACTCAAGCAATCCCCAGGAAGAAGGCTGCTGCTGCGTCATTCTAA